The following proteins come from a genomic window of Macaca fascicularis isolate 582-1 chromosome 8, T2T-MFA8v1.1:
- the GDAP1 gene encoding ganglioside-induced differentiation-associated protein 1 isoform X4 has product MPDKGSMYYPRVQHYRELLDSLPMDAYTHGCILHPELTVDSMIPAYATTRIRSQIGNTESELKKLAEENPDLQEAYIAKQKRLKSKLLDHDNVKYLKKILDELEKVLDQVETELQRRNEETPEEGQQPWLCGESFTLADVSLAVTLHRLKFLGFARRNWGNGKRPNLETYYERVLKRKTFNKVLGHVNNILISAVLPTAFRVAKKRAPKVLGTTLVVGLLAGVGYFAFMLFRKRLGSMILAFRPRPNYF; this is encoded by the exons ATGCCTGATAAAGGAAGCATGTATTACCCACGGGTACAACATTACCGAGAGCTGCTTGACTCCTTGCCAATGGATGCCTATACACATGGCTGCATTTTACATCCTGAGTTAACTGTGGACTCCATGATCCCGGCTTATGCAACTACAAGGATTCGTa GCCAAATTGGAAACACAGAGTCTGAGCTGAAGAAACTTGCTGAAGAAAACCCAGATTTACAAGAAGCATACATTGCAAAACAGAAACGACTTAAA TCAAAGCTACTCGATCATGACAATGTcaagtatttgaagaaaattcTTGATGAGTTGGAGAAAGTCTTGGATCAGGTTGAAACTGAATtgcaaagaagaaatgaagaaacccCAG AAGAGGGCCAGCAACCTTGGCTCTGCGGTGAATCCTTCACCCTGGCAGACGTCTCACTTGCTGTCACATTGCATCGACTGAAGTTCCTGGGGTTTGCAAGGAGAAACTGGGGAAACGGAAAGCGACCAAACTTGGAAACCTATTACGAGCGTGTCttgaagagaaaaacatttaacaaGGTTTTAGGACATGTCAACAATATATTAATCTCTGCAGTGCTGCCAACAGCATTCCGGGTGGCCAAGAAAAGGGCCCCAAAAGTTCTTGGCACGACCCTTGTGGTTGGTTTGCTTGCAGGAGTGGGATATTTTGCTTTTATGCTTTTCAGAAAGAGGCTTGGCAGCATGATAT